From Bacteroidales bacterium, a single genomic window includes:
- a CDS encoding S8 family peptidase, producing the protein MSIIPVFIVIISIQFLHAQTSESHLDSVYKENFNWYNLDLKKNKIAGVSTEKAYSVLLKGKTPSKKIIVAVIDGGVDIEHEDLKDVIWTNKNEIPGNGKDDDNNGYIDDVHGWNFLGNAKGENLNQENLEYTRIIRDMQTGFKDVKSENDVPVRKLKDYKMYLASKVMYDKKLKEYTSSKDAINSFINKIDDSQAVIKKFLKKDTLIAEDVKSISSTDKEINDAQKFLLNVYDKKISKSALESYQKHNDLYLDKYLNFDFNERNKIIGDDPKNILNKDYGNNDVEGPDAGHGTMVAGIIAAKRNNGIGINGIADNVEIMVLRVVPDGDERDKDVALAIRYAADNGANIINMSFGKAFSPQKQFVDDAIKYAETKNVLLIHAAGNDGLNNDSIEHYPSKILNDNSIVKNLMNVGASSKLKDNKFAAVFSNYGQSVDLFAPGVSIVTTTPNNKYDDANGTSFSCPVVSGIAALVWSYYPRLTAVQLKDILLQSVVSYKKLKVNLPNLDSKKAEVKKVSFAELCKTGGEANAYKALVAAEKFVNGTGKKK; encoded by the coding sequence ATGAGTATAATCCCTGTTTTTATTGTGATTATATCAATTCAATTTCTGCACGCTCAAACTAGTGAATCGCACCTCGATTCCGTTTATAAAGAAAATTTTAACTGGTATAACCTCGATTTAAAGAAAAATAAAATTGCAGGTGTTTCAACAGAAAAAGCTTATAGCGTTTTATTGAAAGGAAAAACTCCTTCAAAGAAAATTATTGTTGCGGTAATTGATGGTGGTGTTGATATTGAACATGAAGATTTAAAAGATGTTATCTGGACAAATAAAAACGAAATTCCCGGTAACGGAAAAGATGATGATAACAACGGTTATATTGATGATGTTCATGGTTGGAATTTTCTGGGTAACGCGAAAGGGGAGAACCTGAACCAGGAAAACCTTGAATATACAAGGATCATAAGAGATATGCAGACCGGGTTCAAAGATGTGAAATCGGAAAATGATGTTCCTGTAAGAAAATTAAAAGATTACAAAATGTATCTTGCAAGCAAGGTTATGTATGATAAAAAATTAAAGGAATACACCAGTTCAAAAGATGCGATCAATAGCTTTATTAATAAAATTGATGATTCGCAGGCTGTAATAAAAAAGTTCCTGAAAAAAGATACGTTGATTGCCGAAGATGTTAAAAGCATTTCATCAACTGACAAGGAAATTAATGATGCGCAAAAATTCCTTTTGAATGTTTATGATAAAAAAATTTCAAAATCAGCACTGGAAAGTTACCAGAAGCATAACGATTTATATCTCGACAAATATTTGAATTTTGATTTTAATGAAAGAAATAAAATTATAGGTGATGATCCTAAAAATATTTTAAATAAAGATTATGGCAATAATGATGTGGAAGGCCCTGATGCCGGTCATGGCACTATGGTTGCCGGAATAATTGCCGCGAAAAGAAATAATGGTATTGGAATAAACGGCATAGCCGATAATGTTGAGATAATGGTTTTGCGTGTTGTACCTGATGGCGATGAGCGCGATAAAGACGTTGCTCTTGCAATTCGTTATGCTGCTGATAACGGGGCCAATATTATTAATATGAGTTTTGGAAAAGCATTCTCTCCTCAGAAACAATTTGTTGATGATGCAATAAAATATGCCGAAACAAAAAATGTTTTATTGATTCATGCAGCAGGAAATGATGGCTTAAATAATGATAGTATTGAACATTATCCTTCAAAAATATTAAATGATAACTCGATAGTGAAGAACCTTATGAATGTTGGCGCTTCGTCTAAACTAAAAGATAATAAATTTGCTGCGGTATTTTCAAATTACGGACAAAGTGTTGATTTGTTTGCTCCCGGCGTAAGCATTGTTACTACAACTCCCAATAATAAATATGATGATGCCAATGGTACCAGTTTTTCATGCCCGGTTGTTTCGGGCATAGCTGCATTGGTTTGGTCGTATTACCCACGGTTGACAGCGGTTCAGTTAAAAGATATTTTATTACAATCGGTAGTGAGTTATAAAAAATTAAAAGTCAATTTACCAAATTTGGATTCAAAAAAAGCTGAAGTAAAGAAAGTGTCCTTTGCTGAACTATGCAAAACAGGTGGTGAGGCTAATGCATATAAAGCTCTTGTTGCTGCTGAGAAATTTGTGAATGGAACGGGTAAGAAAAAATAA
- a CDS encoding universal stress protein gives MKGHYSNILVPTDFSEQSLLALEQAYALATLLNVEITLLHVIPEGGISLNIPIPFLSKEHSVDENKSYEEICYQRLQQIAGNAMEKSWIKVNPLILKGKIHEQIIQTAKDIYARFIVLATNSSDPEHKSHSIGPTTSRIIGETSCPVLTFNGTNIREQFDTIILPLDLTKETQQKISKAIEVAKFYNSTIRVVSVILTDDKEIIDHLTEQINVVKDHIEKRDIYTTTKIIHGSKVISNINDYILDYAYETEGDLIVIMIGQEEGWRTRFLGSAVSYMISNSKIPVLSVIAK, from the coding sequence ATGAAAGGTCATTACAGTAATATATTAGTCCCTACCGATTTTTCCGAACAATCATTGCTGGCGCTGGAGCAGGCATACGCTTTAGCTACATTGCTTAACGTAGAAATCACCTTGCTACATGTTATTCCAGAAGGAGGAATATCACTGAATATCCCTATTCCTTTTTTATCAAAAGAACATTCTGTAGATGAAAACAAATCTTATGAAGAGATTTGTTATCAGCGGTTGCAGCAAATAGCCGGGAATGCCATGGAAAAATCATGGATAAAAGTGAATCCATTAATTTTAAAAGGGAAAATCCATGAGCAAATCATTCAAACTGCAAAGGACATCTATGCACGTTTCATTGTTCTGGCAACGAACAGCTCCGACCCCGAACATAAAAGTCATTCGATAGGACCTACAACATCACGTATCATTGGCGAAACCTCATGCCCTGTGCTTACTTTCAATGGCACTAACATACGTGAACAGTTCGATACAATCATTCTTCCGCTCGACCTGACCAAAGAAACTCAACAAAAAATTTCCAAGGCAATCGAAGTTGCTAAATTTTATAATTCAACAATAAGAGTGGTATCGGTAATCCTTACTGATGATAAGGAAATCATTGATCATCTTACGGAACAAATCAATGTAGTAAAAGACCATATTGAAAAGAGGGATATTTATACTACCACAAAAATTATTCATGGCAGTAAGGTTATTAGCAACATTAATGATTATATTCTTGATTATGCTTACGAAACAGAAGGAGATTTGATTGTAATTATGATCGGACAGGAAGAAGGATGGCGTACACGTTTCCTTGGTTCGGCGGTATCATATATGATCAGCAACTCAAAAATTCCTGTACTATCGGTTATTGCGAAGTAA
- a CDS encoding PAS domain S-box protein gives MYTYIWLILSIILQVILIILAIRIIRLAKSRLSWILISISFAMMAIRQIAQLMFFIQNPGRYQFEIYNSIIDISISVIMIISLEYLKRVLISLKKTETERSESEIRFRTLFNNSSDEIFLADLKGNILEVNKEVTKKLGYSREELIKMNFTDLKTPKYFNKVQDNLDKIIRQGTLIYESEHISKDKKIISLEMSSRTIRYKGEKVVFTIARDISERKEFERKILSAVIDAEERERKRFAKEIHDGLGPLLYTIKIYLNEIYSEDISIEEKAKLINFTNEMLDDAVSNIRTISDNLMPTVITEYGLIKAIESLVKKINISDKIKIKFTCNNNMLKLDKAIEMILYRITEELINNTLKHASASTAEIILDVSSSKLILDYNDNGLGCIVNEELLDSKNGMGLKNIISRSKTINANYNFSNTIPNFHFSLEMEMK, from the coding sequence ATGTATACATACATCTGGCTTATTTTATCTATTATTCTCCAGGTCATTTTAATTATTCTCGCAATACGAATAATTCGCCTTGCAAAAAGCCGTCTATCATGGATTTTAATTTCCATAAGTTTTGCAATGATGGCTATACGCCAGATAGCACAACTTATGTTCTTTATCCAAAATCCAGGAAGATATCAATTTGAAATTTACAACTCAATTATTGATATTTCTATTTCAGTTATAATGATCATAAGCCTTGAATACCTGAAACGGGTTTTAATATCATTGAAAAAAACAGAAACAGAACGGTCGGAATCGGAAATCAGGTTTCGTACTTTATTTAATAATAGCAGCGATGAAATATTTCTTGCCGACCTGAAAGGAAATATTCTTGAAGTAAACAAAGAAGTTACAAAAAAACTTGGATATTCCCGCGAGGAGCTGATCAAAATGAATTTTACCGACCTTAAAACACCAAAATATTTTAATAAAGTTCAGGATAATCTTGATAAAATAATCAGACAGGGAACACTCATTTATGAATCGGAACATATCTCGAAAGATAAAAAAATAATATCGCTTGAAATGAGCAGCCGAACTATCAGGTATAAAGGGGAAAAAGTTGTTTTTACTATTGCCAGGGATATTTCGGAAAGAAAAGAATTTGAACGCAAGATATTAAGTGCAGTTATTGACGCTGAAGAGCGCGAAAGGAAAAGATTTGCAAAAGAGATACATGATGGCTTAGGTCCCTTGTTATATACCATAAAAATTTATCTGAATGAAATTTACAGCGAAGATATATCGATTGAAGAAAAAGCTAAACTCATCAATTTTACAAATGAAATGCTTGACGATGCGGTATCAAATATCCGTACCATTTCCGACAACCTGATGCCTACAGTAATTACTGAATATGGTCTTATAAAAGCAATTGAATCCCTGGTGAAAAAAATAAATATATCCGATAAAATAAAAATAAAATTCACCTGTAATAACAACATGTTAAAACTCGACAAAGCAATTGAAATGATATTATACAGGATCACCGAGGAATTAATCAATAATACATTAAAACATGCTTCCGCTTCAACTGCTGAGATCATTTTAGATGTTTCATCATCCAAACTAATATTAGATTATAATGATAATGGCTTAGGATGTATTGTGAATGAAGAACTCCTCGATTCTAAAAACGGAATGGGATTAA
- a CDS encoding transglutaminase-like domain-containing protein produces the protein MDPNAERELKALISLADEPDDRILSEIIQKIISYGKEAIPFLEEKWENSLDNILQERVLNIIHKIQFENICNQLKIWAQTPFGNMFTAFILISKFQYPMLNEKDVHDKLENIKKDVWLEMNDNLTPLEKVRVINHILFDIHKFAGNVSDFYALSNMYLNTLLETKKGNPLSLGLLYIIISNEMNIPVYGVNLPEHFILAYTNENKIDRLGFLDEKEVLFYINPFSKGAVFSKKEVEQFLSQINQQPQDSFYQPCNNTDIVNRLLNNLSMAYQKIGDKEKVDEIQILFKIINNL, from the coding sequence ATGGATCCGAATGCTGAACGTGAACTAAAAGCATTGATTAGCCTGGCAGACGAGCCGGATGATAGGATATTGTCCGAGATCATACAAAAAATTATTTCATACGGAAAAGAAGCAATTCCTTTTCTTGAAGAGAAATGGGAAAACTCACTGGATAATATTTTACAGGAACGCGTACTTAATATTATTCATAAGATACAGTTTGAAAATATATGCAATCAGCTGAAAATATGGGCACAGACACCTTTTGGTAATATGTTCACAGCATTTATCCTTATCAGTAAATTTCAATATCCTATGCTGAACGAGAAAGATGTTCATGATAAGCTGGAAAATATAAAGAAAGATGTATGGCTCGAAATGAATGATAACCTGACTCCATTGGAAAAAGTGAGGGTGATAAATCATATTCTTTTCGATATACACAAGTTTGCCGGAAATGTCAGCGATTTCTATGCGCTGAGCAATATGTACCTGAACACGCTGCTGGAAACAAAAAAAGGAAATCCTTTATCATTGGGCTTATTGTATATTATCATTTCAAACGAAATGAATATCCCCGTGTATGGAGTGAATTTACCGGAACATTTTATCCTGGCTTATACCAATGAAAATAAAATCGACCGGCTTGGTTTTCTTGATGAGAAAGAAGTGCTTTTTTATATTAATCCTTTCAGCAAAGGAGCTGTATTTTCAAAAAAAGAAGTGGAACAATTTTTATCACAGATAAACCAGCAACCGCAGGATTCTTTTTATCAGCCATGTAACAATACCGATATTGTTAATCGTTTATTGAATAATCTTTCTATGGCATATCAAAAGATTGGCGACAAAGAAAAGGTTGACGAAATACAGATTCTTTTTAAAATCATAAACAATTTATAA
- a CDS encoding phosphoribosylaminoimidazolesuccinocarboxamide synthase produces the protein MNNAIVETKFNFPGQKSFYKGKVRDVYNINDEFLVMVVSDRISAFDVVLPKGIPYKGQVLNQIAAKFLDATTDIVPNWKIATPDPMVTIGHRCEPYAVEMIVRGYLTGSSWREYKKGARQICGVPIPDGMKEHERFPNPILTPTTKAEQGRHDENISREEIINEGLVPEAEYKLLEKYSIELFKRGSEIASKMGLILVDTKYEFGKKDGKIILIDEIHTPDSSRYFYKEGYEERQAKGEAQKQLSKEFVREWLMAHGFQGQAGEKLPELTDDFVKEISERYIELYENIIGEKFVKGNTDNVVERVKNNIDNFLKTYKK, from the coding sequence ATGAACAATGCAATAGTTGAAACAAAATTTAATTTTCCGGGACAGAAAAGTTTTTATAAAGGAAAAGTCAGAGACGTTTATAATATTAATGATGAATTTTTAGTAATGGTTGTTAGCGACCGCATCTCCGCATTCGACGTGGTTTTGCCAAAAGGCATTCCCTACAAAGGACAGGTGCTTAACCAGATTGCTGCTAAATTCCTTGACGCTACCACCGACATTGTTCCCAACTGGAAAATTGCTACCCCCGACCCTATGGTTACTATTGGGCATCGTTGTGAGCCTTATGCTGTAGAGATGATTGTTCGTGGTTACCTCACCGGAAGCTCATGGCGTGAATATAAAAAAGGTGCACGCCAGATTTGCGGTGTTCCTATTCCAGATGGAATGAAAGAACATGAAAGATTTCCCAATCCGATACTAACTCCTACAACCAAAGCAGAACAAGGCAGACACGATGAAAATATTTCGCGCGAAGAAATCATTAATGAAGGTTTGGTTCCTGAAGCAGAATACAAATTACTGGAAAAATATTCGATCGAACTTTTTAAACGTGGTTCCGAAATAGCCAGCAAAATGGGGCTGATACTCGTTGATACAAAATATGAATTCGGAAAGAAAGATGGAAAAATAATTTTGATTGATGAAATTCACACTCCCGATTCATCACGCTATTTCTACAAAGAAGGTTATGAAGAACGCCAGGCAAAAGGTGAAGCACAGAAACAACTTTCAAAAGAGTTTGTTCGCGAATGGCTCATGGCTCATGGTTTCCAGGGACAGGCAGGAGAAAAACTTCCTGAGTTGACAGACGATTTTGTAAAAGAAATCTCGGAACGTTATATCGAATTATACGAAAATATTATCGGTGAAAAATTTGTAAAAGGCAATACCGATAATGTTGTGGAACGAGTGAAGAACAATATTGATAATTTCCTGAAGACTTATAAAAAATAG
- a CDS encoding nucleoside phosphorylase, whose product MKKIADSELILNPDGSVYHLKLRPENISDTILLVGDQGRVETISKYFTNIECKIQSREFLTHTGTYNGKRITALSTGIGTDNIDIVINELDALVNIDLKNRCIKEKLTSLNIVRLGTSGALQGDIPVDNYVMSEYGLGFDGLLNFYKTNKNIFETEMADAFVRHSEWSSKLAYPYVVKASDMLMKKLGEGLFKGITATASGFYGPQGRQLRIEPLDVELNDKMQTFQYKNNRITNFEMETSALYGLGAVLGHNTLTICTIIANRVIKQFSEDYKKPVEKMIQLVLDRITA is encoded by the coding sequence ATGAAAAAAATCGCAGATTCAGAGCTGATATTAAATCCGGATGGAAGCGTATATCACTTGAAACTCAGACCTGAAAATATATCCGACACGATACTTCTTGTTGGCGATCAGGGCCGCGTAGAGACTATTTCCAAATACTTCACTAATATTGAATGTAAAATTCAGAGTCGTGAATTTTTAACACATACAGGCACTTATAATGGGAAACGTATAACTGCATTATCTACAGGTATAGGGACTGACAATATTGATATTGTTATTAATGAATTGGATGCTCTTGTAAATATTGACCTTAAAAATCGTTGTATAAAAGAAAAACTTACATCACTTAATATTGTAAGGCTTGGTACTTCGGGCGCATTGCAGGGCGATATTCCAGTTGATAATTATGTAATGTCGGAATACGGATTAGGATTCGACGGGCTTCTGAATTTTTATAAAACGAATAAAAATATTTTTGAAACAGAAATGGCCGATGCATTTGTACGTCATTCCGAATGGTCGTCTAAACTGGCATACCCTTACGTTGTGAAAGCATCGGATATGTTAATGAAAAAATTAGGCGAAGGTTTGTTTAAAGGAATTACGGCAACCGCTTCCGGTTTTTATGGTCCGCAGGGAAGGCAGTTACGAATTGAACCTCTTGATGTGGAATTGAATGATAAAATGCAAACGTTTCAATACAAGAACAACCGCATTACTAATTTTGAAATGGAAACATCTGCATTATACGGATTGGGCGCTGTTCTGGGGCATAACACACTTACTATATGCACCATTATTGCCAACAGGGTGATTAAGCAGTTCAGCGAAGATTATAAAAAACCCGTTGAAAAAATGATACAACTTGTTCTCGACAGAATAACAGCATAA